One window of the Perca flavescens isolate YP-PL-M2 chromosome 16, PFLA_1.0, whole genome shotgun sequence genome contains the following:
- the LOC114570833 gene encoding protein AMBP, with translation MQKTVILVSLLVLGWSWALQGVPVLPDPLYTTQENFNLARFLGTWHDVAVASTCPHMRRPRGEAAIGKLVLQRGTTQGKLKMTRTVLRQGTCKEMSGDYELTTTPGRFSYHVAKWRADVDAYVVHTNYNEYAIVIMSKQKSSGDKSTSVKLYSRTMAVRDTVLADFKTLVRQQGMSDNTIIIKQNRGDCVPGELVAEPSAQPEPQRMKRNVVPSLAPADVEGSGDDTPLFNGTEACKAAPDTGPCFGMHQRYYYNSSLMSCELFKYGGCLGNQNNFENERECLQRCRTEAVCRLPMAAQPCTGQPPIWAFDSTVGLCVPYKQGFCQGNANKFYSKAECDEYCGVVNDEGELLKAN, from the exons ATGCAGAAAACAGTGATTCTGGTTTCCCTGCTGGTCCTGGGGTGGTCATGGGCCCTTCAGGGGGTCCCTGTACTCCCAGATCCTCTCTACACCACACAGGAGAACTTTAATCTGGCCCGG TTTTTGGGAACATGGCATGATGTTGCTGTGGCAAGTACATGTCCCCATATGCGACGTCCTAGGGGAGAGGCAGCCATCGGTAAATTGGTACTGCAGAGAGGCACCACTCAAGGCAAACTCAAAATGACTCGAACTGTACTCAG ACAAGGAACATGTAAGGAGATGTCTGGGGACTATGAGTTGACTACTACTCCAGGACGATTCTCCTACCATGTTGCCA AGTGGAGGGCAGACGTGGATGCCTACGTGGTTCACACAAACTACAATGAGTATGCGATAGTGATAATGAGCAAACAGAAATCATCAGGGGATAAGAGCACCTCAGTTAAGCTTTACA GTCGAACTATGGCTGTGAGAGACACTGTGCTGGCTGACTTCAAAACACTGGTCAGACAACAGGGAATGAGTGATAACACTATTATCATTAAGCAGAACAGAG GTGACTGTGTTCCTGGAGAGCTGGTGGCAGAGCCCTCAGCTCAGCCCGAGCCTCAG CGGATGAAAAGAAATGTGGTGCCTTCTTTGGCTCCTGCAGACGTTGAGGGTTCTGGTGATGATACACCTCTTTTCAATGGAACCG AGGCCTGTAAAGCAGCACCAGATACAGGACCATGTTTTGGGATGCACCAGCGTTACTACTACAACTCATCCCTAATGAGCTGTGAACTCTTCAAGTACGGAGGGTGTTTGGGCAACCAGAACAACTTTGAAAATGAGAGAGAGTGCCTGCAGAGATGTCGCACTGAGG CTGTGTGCCGTCTGCCCATGGCAGCCCAACCCTGCACAGGCCAGCCACCCATCTGGGCCTTTGACTCCACCGTTGGACTGTGCGTGCCTTACAAACAGGGCTTCTGCCAGGGCAACGCCAACAAGTTCTACAGCAAGGCCGAGTGTGACGAGTACTGCGGGGTGGTGAATGATG AGGGAGAGCTCCTGAAGGCAAACTGA
- the LOC114571326 gene encoding protein AMBP — protein MKRAVSLVSLLVLSSVWILQAVPVLSEPLPQENFDLCRFMGKWYELAVVSTCPHYMQRKRGNPVIVALELQHVASESNFTMTATIFRNSSCKQTSTDYSLTKTPGRFFHHVARFGADVDSFVVHSNYDEYAMMLLLSTEKPSGIKTTTVKLYSRTMSVRTAVLDEFKTVVRQHGVTDDAIVINQNKGECVPGEQMTTPVTTEPQVFDPKRWEKNTVPPVVPAQEKYPGNV, from the exons atgaagagagcgGTGAGTCTGGTGTCTCTGCTGGTGCTGAGTTCGGTCTGGATCCTGCAAGCGGTCCCCGTGCTGTCAGAACCTCTCCCACAGGAGAACTTTGATCTTTGCCGG TTCATGGGGAAGTGGTATGAGTTAGCAGTGGTTTCTACTTGTCCTCACTACATGCAGCGCAAGAGGGGAAACCCTGTCATTGTTGCATTGGAGCTGCAACATGTTGCCTCTGAGAGCAACTTCACAATGACAGCCACTATTTTCAG GAATAGCTCATGTAAGCAGACGTCCACAGACTATAGTTTGACCAAGACTCCAGGACGATTCTTCCACCATGTTGCAA GGTTTGGAGCAGACGTGGATTCCTTTGTGGTTCATTCCAATTATGATGAGTACGCAATGATGCTTCTGCTGAGCACAGAGAAACCCTCAGGGATTAAAACCACCACAGTCAAACTTTATA GTCGAACTATGAGTGTGAGGACCGCTGTGCTGGATGAATTCAAAACGGTGGTCAGACAACATGGAGTGACTGATGATGCTATCGTCATAAATCAGAACaaag GTGAGTGTGTTCCTGGTGAGCAGATGACAACGCCCGTCACTACTGAGCCTCAG GTTTTTGATCCCAAGaggtgggaaaaaaacacaGTGCCACCTGTGGTTCCTGCACAAGAGAAGTACCCTGGTAATGTTTAA
- the ptgdsa gene encoding neutrophil gelatinase-associated lipocalin, with protein MRTTVVAVVMVIFCVMMADADLKPQRDFNLQRFAGKWYRVGLAYDSASFVPFRDKLKASMGVVTALPNGDVNLTMWDATPLGCQVMVYNYEKTNVPGQFTYFSTRHNMVKDITVMDTNYTDYAVVLKHKVFNRDYTQVALYGRTQTVRIDAINKFKAFALSLGFSRGSILSPPPAENCPPSRSG; from the exons ATGAGGACCACTGTGGTCGCCGTTGTCATGGTGATCTTCTGTGTGATGATGGCGGATGCAGACCTGAAGCCTCAGAGGGATTTCAACCTACAGAGG tttgcAGGGAAATGGTACCGGGTGGGCCTGGCCTATGACTCTGCATCGTTTGTCcccttcagagacaaactgaaggCCTCCATGGGCGTTGTTACAGCACTGCCAAACGGCGACGTTAACCTCACAATGTGGGACGCCAC ACCTTTAGGTTGTCAGGTTATGGTGTACAACTATGAGAAGACCAACGTACCTGGACAGTTCACCTACTTCAGCACAC GCCATAACATGGTGAAGGACATCACAGTGATGGACACAAACTACACTGACTACGCTGTGGTTCTCAAACACAAGGTTTTCAACAGAGATTACACACAGGTGGCTCTTTatg GTCGCACTCAAACGGTCAGAATTGATGCTATTAACAAGTTTAAAGCCTTTGCCTTGTCCCTGGGTTTCTCCAGAGGTTCTATTCTGAGTCCACCTCCAGCAG AAAATTGCCCACCATCAAGATCTGGTTAG